The Horticoccus luteus DNA window GCGCGAATGCCCCGTCTGTCTCCACGTCGCCCACCGTGATTGGTTTCCCGCCGACCGGCTGCGCCGCCACGAGGCACGCGTGATCGGGAGTCGTAATCGTCAGCGCGGAAACATCCCCACGACTTTCGTCGCGCACCTCGAAAGGTTTTCCACCTGCGGGACGCGGTTGGAGAAGCGTCAACCATGCTGTGTGCTGCGCGGTGCGGCTCGTTTCGAGATACGGAAACGCGGCGTAGTCGCCTTTGATGTAAGTGAGCTCACCCGACTTTTCTGCGATGGTCGCCTGCGGTGCCGCGATCCACGAGTGCAGGACCGCTGTCCGACCATACCGATCGTCTTGGTAACTCCAGGAGCGCCGGGCGCCGTCAATCGTGAGTTGTCCGCGCCCGCCATGCAGGTAGGACGCAATGCGCCCTGTGTGCGTCGCGTTCACCCGGTCGCTGACAATATAGTAGTCGCCAGCGACCCAAAAGATGGCGCGCTTCCAATCCCCGTTTTTTCCAAAGAACGCCTGCTTCTCTTCGCCGACCAGACCCGGTCGATTCACGCGAAACAGCGAGGGTGGCGTCTGGCTCGGCGCAGCGTCGGTCGCCGGCTGGTTGTCCAGCGTGAGCGTGTTGTGCGCGGCGGCGGTGACATACCACTGCATGCGTTCTCCGCCGGTATAGGTGCCCCGTGAGTAACCGGAATCCGAGCACATCATCTGGTCGGCGGCCTCCAGGATAAAGCTCAGATGATCGTCGTGCTCGTGGTTGTCGCCGTTGGCGACTCCGTGAAACAGCAGGTAACGCTGATTCGCGCCGTGGCTCACCCACGCGTCGCGGAAATAGGTCTGCCCGCCCGTCAGAAACACATTCGGATCCGCATCCGGCGGCGTTGGCACGATCGTCGGGTCGTGCGTGAGCAATTCATCGATCTCCAAGGGATAATCCCAGCTCGCGCCCGTATAGTTGAAGCCGCTGTCTGCGCGTTCTTTTTCAAACGGTGCGAGGTCCGCGCTTTCGTAGCTCCACTGCAACACGGCACCGAGTTTCGCCGTCGAACTCAGAGCAGTCGACGCGTCGCGGTAAGCCACCGCCGCGAGATGAGTCGGCGTGGGGCGCAGATAGGAATCTGCGATATTCGGCAGCCACCCGCGGCTGTTGCGCGCCTCGACCATCGCTTCAAACACCGGCTGAAACGCCGTGAATCCATCGACGCCCGACACGTTGCGATAGTGATAGAGAAACGGCAGGAAGTTGGTGAGCGAGAAGATGAGGTAGTGGCTGCCTTCGCGGTAGATTCCGTCGCCGCTGAAGAAGTAACGCGTGTTGCGATTCGTCGCCTCGATCGCGCGCCCGAGCCAGGCGAGCGCCTGCGGTTCGGCGGACAAGGTGAGCGCCATCGAACCCAGGCCCCACGCCGGTTTGGAGAGATGGTTGTGCGGACTTTTCGGCGACCACACGTAGAGGTTGTCGTAAACGCACTGCGCCTCGCGCGCGAGGCGGGCGCGAATGACCTTATCCTGCTCCGGCGTGAGGCTCGGCTGCACGCAGTCATAGGCGTGCGCGTAGTTCTGGAGCCACGCCGCACGATAGATCTCATCCACGGGGCTGCCTTGCACACTTGAATCGAGGTCGAAGATCGGCCCGTCATAAGCGCGC harbors:
- a CDS encoding alpha/beta hydrolase fold domain-containing protein → MNLRRSLVLITSCALAWSASARPKVAADYYTRYTGFAIPAEPRLPARETHPSLWFRTADLPALKARLNADDFMRTRWAAVLHRADLTVSPPPAPVAGDETKRIHEYYGAMSMAARAHALVALLVDDPAAQAAHRQRAIELLSRAYDGPIFDLDSSVQGSPVDEIYRAAWLQNYAHAYDCVQPSLTPEQDKVIRARLAREAQCVYDNLYVWSPKSPHNHLSKPAWGLGSMALTLSAEPQALAWLGRAIEATNRNTRYFFSGDGIYREGSHYLIFSLTNFLPFLYHYRNVSGVDGFTAFQPVFEAMVEARNSRGWLPNIADSYLRPTPTHLAAVAYRDASTALSSTAKLGAVLQWSYESADLAPFEKERADSGFNYTGASWDYPLEIDELLTHDPTIVPTPPDADPNVFLTGGQTYFRDAWVSHGANQRYLLFHGVANGDNHEHDDHLSFILEAADQMMCSDSGYSRGTYTGGERMQWYVTAAAHNTLTLDNQPATDAAPSQTPPSLFRVNRPGLVGEEKQAFFGKNGDWKRAIFWVAGDYYIVSDRVNATHTGRIASYLHGGRGQLTIDGARRSWSYQDDRYGRTAVLHSWIAAPQATIAEKSGELTYIKGDYAAFPYLETSRTAQHTAWLTLLQPRPAGGKPFEVRDESRGDVSALTITTPDHACLVAAQPVGGKPITVGDVETDGAFALVRRDLSGRVLAFSVLEATTLKVGGREIWHSARPTNAGGVANSGASEARGASVSPPATAAASHQKSANAAPAKAPGATKAGAKKSAATEKTLTALPGAEAFVYRALEPDALRLFVFKPKGWSPTDRRPALVFFFGGGWTHGGPDHAAGWARYAASVGFVGIAPDYRTKNRFGTSPLASVADGRAALRWVEDHAEELGLDPTKIVVGGSSAGGHVALWTAITHTPPGSDPAEAPTIKPRALILMSAVSDTAPDGLGYTPKRFGEDAVALSPVDQLDAQMPPMIVFHGNADHTVPYAQAEALHAKLVGAGNTCQLVTVPGGDHNFSSQLPEWKDKARTLIRGFLQEQKLLPEGPSHQR